In Drosophila miranda strain MSH22 chromosome Y unlocalized genomic scaffold, D.miranda_PacBio2.1 Contig_Y3_pilon, whole genome shotgun sequence, a single window of DNA contains:
- the LOC117194372 gene encoding uncharacterized protein LOC117194372 isoform X1, producing the protein MVTEPKSVEPKVSTKEAQCQSSDCETSQQEPVSQVSSPKGARVGIFNAEDFLSRAQMNDKINNILRSPTMPPNGGRQRSVYTNNPSPQASLRVGMTGGQLSQRMSNISLSSGTDSVGHMDRGSSSSLASSDTVGTNTITSGISKECANYPVGSQSARPYVQLPGIHISNPPQYGPGNMQEIDAGKMAHNGKALTGRYNATPTYGFDNEQNYCLNSQQLPSPLPPPPYALARVSSTRNFELENHTPPACPGSGPIPMTNGTIQLRLRDGVRIDMTLDKAVRVLNQRSMVAVALSRNCSNSALIHPNGRILKSGAKVEIVTYDGMKGNNFVRYAKMWYKGVSFTSEACALIYLVDTAGTRTTTDTFTDLTKDYTLAVFYDDSRHGPSYMAEAHDVIANSAYTCTEDGTEIYDINGFRITQAADGLVKVTRVDNKCLIRTSPGNGSATLTTPGIHCTASLGKTSHLFVRRNEKRMHFDGSCFIVRNAGHSAGFNENNLLIGY; encoded by the exons atggtcaccgagccgaagtccgttgagcccaaggtcagcaccaaggaggcgcagtgccagtcatcggactgcgagacttcccagcaggagccggtctcgcaagtaagcagcccgaagggcgcccgtgtggggatcttcaatgccgaggacttcttgtcgcgtgctcagatgaacgacaaaatcaacaacatcTTGCGCTCGCCCACCATGCCGCCCAACGGGGGGCGCCAGCGCTCCGTctacaccaacaacccatcgccg caagcaagcttgcgtgtcggcatgactggggggcagctgtcccaacgcatgagcaacatctcgctgtcctccggcacggactccgtgggccacatggatcgcggcagcagctccagtctcGCTAGCAGCGACACCGTTGGCACCAACACCATCACCAGCGGCATTTCCAAGGAGTGCGCCAATTACCCCGTCGGCAGTCAGTCGGCCCGTCCATACGTCCAACTGCCGGGCATACACATTTCCAACCCTCCCCAGTACGGGCCAGGGAATATGCAGGAAATAGACGCTGGCAAAATGGCGCACAACGGCAAGGCACTCACAGGGCGCTacaatgccacgcccacctatgGCTTCGACAACGAGCAGAACTACTGCCTG AATTCCCAACAGTTGCCGTCTCCATTGCCCCCTCCACCATACGCCTTGGCACGCGTGAGCAGCACACGCAACTTCGAGCTCGAGAACCACACACCGCCGGCATGTCCCGGCTCTGGACCCATTCCCATGACGAACGGAACCATCCAGTTGCGCCTCCGCGATGGCGTGCG CATTGACATGACTCTGGACAAGGCGGTGCGCGTGCTCAATCAGCGCAGCATGGTGGCAGTTGCTCTATcacgcaactgcagcaactcggctttgatccaccccaatggacgcatcttgaagagcggcgctaaagtcgaaatagttacctacgacggcatgaagggcaataactttgT TCGCTATGCCAAGATGTGGTACAAGGGTGTGAGCTTCACCAGCGAGGCGTGCGCTCTCATCTACCTGGTGGACACAGCCGGGACGCGCACCACAACCGACACTTTCACCGATCTGACCAAGGACTACACCCTGGCAGTGTTCTATGA CGACTCGCGCCATGGTCCCTCTTATATGGCTGAAGCCCATGACGTGATTGCCAATTCAGCTTACACCTGTACCGAGGATGGCACTGAGATCTATGACATAAACGGATTTCGCATCACCCAGGCAGCCGATGGCCTGGTGAAGGTCACTCGTGTGGACAACAAGTGCTTGATTCGCACCAGTCCCGGCAATGGATCGGCCACTTTGACCACACCTGGCATCCATTGCACTGCCTCTCTGGGCAAGACCTCGCATCTGTTTGTTCG TCGCAATGAGAAGCGCATGCACTTCGATGGATCCTGTTTCATTGTACGCAACGCCGGACACTCCGCCGGCTTCAATGAGAACAACCTGCTCATTGGCTACTGA
- the LOC117194372 gene encoding uncharacterized protein LOC117194372 isoform X2 translates to MVTEPKSVEPKVSTKEAQCQSSDCETSQQEPVSQVSSPKGARVGIFNAEDFLSRAQMNDKINNILRSPTMPPNGGRQRSVYTNNPSPQASLRVGMTGGQLSQRMSNISLSSGTDSVGHMDRGSSSSLASSDTVGTNTITSGISKECANYPVGSQSARPYVQLPGIHISNPPQYGPGNMQEIDAGKMAHNGKALTGRYNATPTYGFDNEQNYCLLPSPLPPPPYALARVSSTRNFELENHTPPACPGSGPIPMTNGTIQLRLRDGVRIDMTLDKAVRVLNQRSMVAVALSRNCSNSALIHPNGRILKSGAKVEIVTYDGMKGNNFVRYAKMWYKGVSFTSEACALIYLVDTAGTRTTTDTFTDLTKDYTLAVFYDDSRHGPSYMAEAHDVIANSAYTCTEDGTEIYDINGFRITQAADGLVKVTRVDNKCLIRTSPGNGSATLTTPGIHCTASLGKTSHLFVRRNEKRMHFDGSCFIVRNAGHSAGFNENNLLIGY, encoded by the exons atggtcaccgagccgaagtccgttgagcccaaggtcagcaccaaggaggcgcagtgccagtcatcggactgcgagacttcccagcaggagccggtctcgcaagtaagcagcccgaagggcgcccgtgtggggatcttcaatgccgaggacttcttgtcgcgtgctcagatgaacgacaaaatcaacaacatcTTGCGCTCGCCCACCATGCCGCCCAACGGGGGGCGCCAGCGCTCCGTctacaccaacaacccatcgccg caagcaagcttgcgtgtcggcatgactggggggcagctgtcccaacgcatgagcaacatctcgctgtcctccggcacggactccgtgggccacatggatcgcggcagcagctccagtctcGCTAGCAGCGACACCGTTGGCACCAACACCATCACCAGCGGCATTTCCAAGGAGTGCGCCAATTACCCCGTCGGCAGTCAGTCGGCCCGTCCATACGTCCAACTGCCGGGCATACACATTTCCAACCCTCCCCAGTACGGGCCAGGGAATATGCAGGAAATAGACGCTGGCAAAATGGCGCACAACGGCAAGGCACTCACAGGGCGCTacaatgccacgcccacctatgGCTTCGACAACGAGCAGAACTACTGCCTG TTGCCGTCTCCATTGCCCCCTCCACCATACGCCTTGGCACGCGTGAGCAGCACACGCAACTTCGAGCTCGAGAACCACACACCGCCGGCATGTCCCGGCTCTGGACCCATTCCCATGACGAACGGAACCATCCAGTTGCGCCTCCGCGATGGCGTGCG CATTGACATGACTCTGGACAAGGCGGTGCGCGTGCTCAATCAGCGCAGCATGGTGGCAGTTGCTCTATcacgcaactgcagcaactcggctttgatccaccccaatggacgcatcttgaagagcggcgctaaagtcgaaatagttacctacgacggcatgaagggcaataactttgT TCGCTATGCCAAGATGTGGTACAAGGGTGTGAGCTTCACCAGCGAGGCGTGCGCTCTCATCTACCTGGTGGACACAGCCGGGACGCGCACCACAACCGACACTTTCACCGATCTGACCAAGGACTACACCCTGGCAGTGTTCTATGA CGACTCGCGCCATGGTCCCTCTTATATGGCTGAAGCCCATGACGTGATTGCCAATTCAGCTTACACCTGTACCGAGGATGGCACTGAGATCTATGACATAAACGGATTTCGCATCACCCAGGCAGCCGATGGCCTGGTGAAGGTCACTCGTGTGGACAACAAGTGCTTGATTCGCACCAGTCCCGGCAATGGATCGGCCACTTTGACCACACCTGGCATCCATTGCACTGCCTCTCTGGGCAAGACCTCGCATCTGTTTGTTCG TCGCAATGAGAAGCGCATGCACTTCGATGGATCCTGTTTCATTGTACGCAACGCCGGACACTCCGCCGGCTTCAATGAGAACAACCTGCTCATTGGCTACTGA